A single Vigna radiata var. radiata cultivar VC1973A chromosome 8, Vradiata_ver6, whole genome shotgun sequence DNA region contains:
- the LOC106771861 gene encoding putative E3 ubiquitin-protein ligase XBAT34: MGQGQSKDELLYQQVSYGNTEGIKSLHRDGAGLEWRDKDAKTPLIVACMNPHLYNVAKTLIELGANVNAYRPGRHGGTPLHHAAKRGFESIIKLLLMHGANPLILNDDCLTALEVARAKGHGGAVRTIESHLCLFSGWLRELHGPEFLEVVAPQLLSRKVWVVVLPVGSRTLTKPYKLELAIYSNLQDAQPRTVIALWKANLHPKIHQSDPSVTIVDQTTKTRVRLGPASENDKQQLAFFSNACKGIPQASPAFLQNNAPTGPPTAPPAVEDTELAMAINASLQSAMQERPSFPDTQPNSDASSSSTAVNTGNHGFLGTPNSNTSESEPVQETKTGGNGDHHQSHVNASELEFNPSAPPIVGDIPTDGPIQYPSIDLSPVDMASSDVDKLPNGEGKTASGSGSSCVICLDAPAEGACIPCGHVAGCMSCLNEVKSKKWGCPVCRAKIDQIIKLYHV, translated from the exons ATGGGGCAAGGGCAATCCAAAGACGAGTTGCTCTACCAGCAAGTCAGTTATGGGAACACCGAAGGAATCAAAAGCCTTCACAGAGACGGTGCAGGCCTTGAG TGGAGGGACAAAGATGCGAAGACCCCCTTGATTGTTGCTTGTATGAATCCTCATCTTTATAATGTTGCGAAAACTTTGATAGAACTTGGAGCCAATGTCAATGCATATCGTCCTG GTCGTCATGGTGGGACTCCGTTGCATCATGCAGCTAAAAGGGGCTTTGAAAGTATTATTAAGTTACTTCTCATGCATGGCG CTAATCCTTTAATACTAAATGATGATTGTTTAACTGCTCTGGAGGTTGCCAGAGCCAAAGGACATGGTGGTGCTGTTCGTACAATTGAG AGTCATCTGTGCTTGTTCTCCGGTTGGTTACGTGAGCTTCATGGACCTGAGTTTCTAGAAGTAGTGGCTCCTCAGTTGTTATCTAGAAAAGT ttggGTGGTTGTTTTACCAGTGGGCTCCCGAACTCTTACCAAACCTTACAAGTTGGAGCTTGCCATATATTCTAATTTGCAG GACGCACAACCACGTACAGTTATTGCACTGTGGAAGGCCAATTTACATCCAAAGATACACCAGTCTGATCCGTCAGTTACAATTGTTGATCAAACTACTA AAACACGTGTTAGACTTGGGCCTGCAAGTGAGAATGACAAGCAACAACTTGCATTTTTTTCTAATGCTTGCAAAGGAATTCCTCAG GCAAGTCCGGCATTCTTGCAAAACAATGCGCCTACAGGTCCACCCACAGCGCCACCAGCTGTAGAAGACACAGAGTTGGCTATGGCCATCAATGCATCCCTTCAGTCTGCCATGCAGGAGAGGCCATCTTTTCCTGATACACAACCAAACTCTGATGCAAGCTCTTCAAGCACTGCAGTGAATACAGGCAATCATGGTTTTCTTGGCACaccaaattcaaatacaagtGAAAGTGAGCCGGTGCAAGAAACTAAAACTGGTGGCAATGGTGATCACCACCAAAGCCATGTCAATGCTAGTGAATTGGAATTCAATCCATCGGCTCCACCAATCGTGGGTGATATTCCAACTGATGGTCCCATTCAGTATCCATCAATTGATTTAAGCCCTGTTGATATGGCATCTTCAGATGTTGATAAGCTTCCTAATGGAGAAGGAAAAACTGCAAGTGGAAGTGGCTCATCATGTGTGATATGTTTAGATGCTCCAGCAGAAGGGGCGTGCATTCCCTGTGGTCATGTTGCTGGATGCATGTCTTGCTTGAACGAGGTGAAATCAAAGAAATGGGGTTGCCCTGTATGTCGAGCTAAGATAGACCAGATCATAAAGCTATATCATGTTTGA
- the LOC106771862 gene encoding protein LIGHT-DEPENDENT SHORT HYPOCOTYLS 4 isoform X1, which produces MNSFQEFDSSSNSETKAIDLSAGNTSNFTSPPPPSSSSSPPSSSPTTLSRYENQKRRDWNTFGQYLRNHRPPLSLSRCSGAHVLEFLRYLDQFGKTKVHTHLCPFFGHPNPPAPCPCPLRQAWGSLDALIGRLRAAFEENGGKPETNPFGARAVRLYLREVRDSQAKARGISYEKKKRKRPQHPPPLPPPNNAKIVI; this is translated from the exons ATGAATTCCTTTCAAGAATTTGACTCTTCGTCAAACTCTGAAACCAAAGCCATCGACCTCTCAGCAGGTAACACCTCCAATTTcacatcaccaccaccaccttcatCTTCCTCATCACCACCTTCGTCCTCCCCCACTACTCTGAGCCGCTACGAGAACCAAAAGCGACGCGACTGGAACACGTTCGGGCAGTACCTTCGGAACCACAGACCCCCACTTTCACTCTCACGCTGCAGTGGCGCACACGTGCTGGAATTCCTGAGGTACCTCGACCAGTTCGGAAAAACAAAGGTTCACACCCACCTTTGTCCCTTCTTCGGGCACCCCAACCCTCCTGCACCTTGTCCTTGCCCTCTACGCCAAGCATGGGGCAGCCTTGATGCTCTTATAGGTCGTCTCAGAGCTGCTTTCGAAGAAAATGGAGGAAAACCTGAAACTAACCCTTTTGGTGCTCGCGCCGTGAGACTTTACCTTCGTGAAGTGCGTGATTCACAAGCCAAGGCTAGGGGAATTAGCTACGAGAAAAAGAAACGCAAGCGTCCTCAACATCCTCCTCCATTGCCCCCTCCAAATAATGCAA AAATTGTGATTTGA
- the LOC106771862 gene encoding protein LIGHT-DEPENDENT SHORT HYPOCOTYLS 4 isoform X2, producing the protein MNSFQEFDSSSNSETKAIDLSAGNTSNFTSPPPPSSSSSPPSSSPTTLSRYENQKRRDWNTFGQYLRNHRPPLSLSRCSGAHVLEFLRYLDQFGKTKVHTHLCPFFGHPNPPAPCPCPLRQAWGSLDALIGRLRAAFEENGGKPETNPFGARAVRLYLREVRDSQAKARGISYEKKKRKRPQHPPPLPPPNNAS; encoded by the exons ATGAATTCCTTTCAAGAATTTGACTCTTCGTCAAACTCTGAAACCAAAGCCATCGACCTCTCAGCAGGTAACACCTCCAATTTcacatcaccaccaccaccttcatCTTCCTCATCACCACCTTCGTCCTCCCCCACTACTCTGAGCCGCTACGAGAACCAAAAGCGACGCGACTGGAACACGTTCGGGCAGTACCTTCGGAACCACAGACCCCCACTTTCACTCTCACGCTGCAGTGGCGCACACGTGCTGGAATTCCTGAGGTACCTCGACCAGTTCGGAAAAACAAAGGTTCACACCCACCTTTGTCCCTTCTTCGGGCACCCCAACCCTCCTGCACCTTGTCCTTGCCCTCTACGCCAAGCATGGGGCAGCCTTGATGCTCTTATAGGTCGTCTCAGAGCTGCTTTCGAAGAAAATGGAGGAAAACCTGAAACTAACCCTTTTGGTGCTCGCGCCGTGAGACTTTACCTTCGTGAAGTGCGTGATTCACAAGCCAAGGCTAGGGGAATTAGCTACGAGAAAAAGAAACGCAAGCGTCCTCAACATCCTCCTCCATTGCCCCCTCCAAATAATGCAAGTTA A
- the LOC106771862 gene encoding protein LIGHT-DEPENDENT SHORT HYPOCOTYLS 4 isoform X3 — MNSFQEFDSSSNSETKAIDLSAGNTSNFTSPPPPSSSSSPPSSSPTTLSRYENQKRRDWNTFGQYLRNHRPPLSLSRCSGAHVLEFLRYLDQFGKTKVHTHLCPFFGHPNPPAPCPCPLRQAWGSLDALIGRLRAAFEENGGKPETNPFGARAVRLYLREVRDSQAKARGISYEKKKRKRPQHPPPLPPPNNKL; from the exons ATGAATTCCTTTCAAGAATTTGACTCTTCGTCAAACTCTGAAACCAAAGCCATCGACCTCTCAGCAGGTAACACCTCCAATTTcacatcaccaccaccaccttcatCTTCCTCATCACCACCTTCGTCCTCCCCCACTACTCTGAGCCGCTACGAGAACCAAAAGCGACGCGACTGGAACACGTTCGGGCAGTACCTTCGGAACCACAGACCCCCACTTTCACTCTCACGCTGCAGTGGCGCACACGTGCTGGAATTCCTGAGGTACCTCGACCAGTTCGGAAAAACAAAGGTTCACACCCACCTTTGTCCCTTCTTCGGGCACCCCAACCCTCCTGCACCTTGTCCTTGCCCTCTACGCCAAGCATGGGGCAGCCTTGATGCTCTTATAGGTCGTCTCAGAGCTGCTTTCGAAGAAAATGGAGGAAAACCTGAAACTAACCCTTTTGGTGCTCGCGCCGTGAGACTTTACCTTCGTGAAGTGCGTGATTCACAAGCCAAGGCTAGGGGAATTAGCTACGAGAAAAAGAAACGCAAGCGTCCTCAACATCCTCCTCCATTGCCCCCTCCAAATAAT AAATTGTGA